AACAGATAGGCTTTCAATATGATCACTAACACAATCACCACAAAGAGAGAAGAATTCAAAACACAACACTGCCTCAGCATCCATTTTTAGTGACTTCCTCCATGTGCTGAAATGTGAAGTAGAAAAAGTCTGCCACCTTGCAGCCAGTTTTACAGTAATGCCTAATTACAGCTGCTGTTCCCAGAATAACGAACTCTAtcatctctttgtctctcagaATCATGGAGTAACAGCACAAGAACTACTTAATGCTTTTGAAACACTTCCTGTCAAGCTTGACTGCTTTGCCCATTGTTCTTGAGAGAGTGAGTTCCTCTCTGTGCTAGGaggtgttgttgttgctgtggggcCACTTACTGACAGTCTCTGAGTGCCTCTGATCCACAGTGACCCACACTTACCTCTGACAGGCCTCTGATAGGCCAGCTGATAGCTGGTAACTGAGCTGATGTTGTGCTGTAGTCATGCTGGGACAGCAGCAGGAGCTACAATAGAGGAATGGAGAATTTACATTTGGGTTGATATTTGAGCCTGGAGTTGTCGAAACTGTCTCACCACAAGCTTCATTTAGCAACTGCAAAGGAGCTTTTGATCATACCACATGATCTTGTCCAGCAGATGGAGTTCACCCAGTTGAATTAAATTGAAAGTATGGTGATATTTTGTGATAACTAAAATAATAGAAATTTGAACATCTACAATCCATGACAACTAGAAAAATCCCACCAGTTAAGGGCACATTAGCTGATAGTGCCATAACACACCTGAATCCCCAACTGAACCATCAGTGGATaagttgcattatgggtaaTGTCGGCGATAAAGCAGAATGCATggaataataaatacaatatgtCTGGTTCTTTTGATCCTTTTTTAAACTTTCCATCATGAGTTTAACAATGTTACAGGAGTGCAATTCTACATGAGCGAAATAGTCTTTTAAAAGGGCTTGGTCTCAGTTATGTTCGAACATAATAATCACAGCATTGAAAGACAGTAGCTTGGCTGCAGAATGTTGTATACTAAGATAGTGACGCAAATTCAAGTGATAAAGGAAGTTCATGACTGCAAGACAGTCCTCTTGTTTTGAATTGCTTTGACTACTGGTCCTGTTCCTGGTTTGAAGCTCTgtgaaaaacactaaaaataagGCTGTGAAATTAAACGTCTGGTGATTACGATTTTGAGGTCAAatgatttcaaaattaatgaaattgaGGGTAATCGATTTTTGGACgcctggagatgttattttgtcttctccAGAAGCCACGCATGCGCAATAccacccctcccctcctctcctttatTCATTCCAcgagccagtcaagtaggtgaactaTGAATAATGCGAGGGGCAGGTGATCAcggaagatttcaaaaacagcgtgcAGAAGATGGCAGAGGGAGACTGAGAGAggttggggtgtgtgtgtgtgtctgtgtgtgtgtgcgcgggcGCATCGGGGCTGAAGAATCGTCAACATGCGACCatgcagagacagaaatgacatgccgtcatgTAAACAATACTGTATAAGTCATTACGTGCGCCGCTTAATCATTTGtataatcgtgatttcaatttttaccaaaataatcgtgattatgatttttccataatcgagcagccctaacCAAAGATAAACTACTGAACAAATTAACAATTGCGTATAAGGACTATTGCAGGTTAAAAACTAGAGTTACCTCcccatggttgtatgcctctgtacACCAGTCAACCTTCtcttgcagtttacatccatgtctgtgaaaacatagatgcttcatACCCATTGTCCCCATGGCAGCACAGATTTATACAATCAACAGATTAAGGTGGACCCCCAAGATGATTGTCACCATTTCAGTATCTGTCCAAATAtgtccccttctgttcctgagatatgacattgagtaatgaccagaaaagtgtttttgcagaacttgagctatgaccaccaaaaactaatcagttcatcgttgagatcaagtggacatttgaatgaaatttgaagaaatttccttgaGGTGTTCATGAGATATCATATTCACAAGGATGGTACGTGCGTACGTACATACATacggacagacaacccaaaaacacagTGCCTTCAGCCACAGCTATCactggcacagaggcataaaaatatgGAGCTGGGGGAGGGGGATAATATTCTGATTAAAAACTCACATTTTCCAAGATTAAAGTAATGCATTTACGATATTAAAAACTTGGATATTGTCTGAGCTGTAAAGTTATACATTCTCTGTTAtagcaggttttttttgtttttcagttgtcAAGGAATTGCTTCACTTTGCAAGGCTGGCTCGACCTTGTCACGCCACTGACTCCACCATGGTCACATTTTGTTAAGATGAAACACCTGTATGTTGTATCACATTAAACCCAAGAATGTATTTCTTCAGGTAAGATATTTATTGGTATTTGTCAggtttacatttacatttacctCTACCCTCTTTCTGTTTGTTACCTTCCCAGAACTTCTCGTAGGTGTGTGAGCCCCCGGGTAATTTTTTGCCTAAATACCTGGGGTAAGGAAAACAGGCTGAGGGAAGTTTGTGCATAACACAGAACATTTCAATTTACTATTACAGTTGTCTTAGCATGAGTCTTACAATATACCCGTCAATTAACAAATATCTTGCTACTGAGTCATAAATCAGTGCACATTTGTGCATTTACAGGTGACCAAACCTGAGATGGAATAGCCAAGCGTCCCCTGCTGTGAAACACCAGACTCAAGCCAACTGCAATAAATCAATAAGTCAGTTCAGTAAAATACCATGGGTTTATTTAACCTGTGTACTAATGTATGCAAATCTGTGCATCAATAAGCCATTTTTGTCTAGTAACACTATTTACTATTAAATAGTAATCTTGTCACAACAACCCATCGTTACACCAATACaactttaatttgtgtttttatatactttatttatttccaaGCCTGTTTTCATATATACAgcttatttgaaaaaaataattaagaaaaatataaaagctatAAACAACCAATACATCCACAGTATAGAAACGAGAGTGAAAAAATGAATTCATTaatacattattaaaaaaaagaaaagaaaaagttgaaGAGATGTGGGCTGACTTATTGTAAAAATTAGTAACTAATAGGTTCTAGTCGATATATATACtatacacatttttacacattaaatacaataaCCTATCTCTGTATACTAGCATGTACATACACTGACACATGACACATATACACCCACAGATATACTTGCATGTATGTGCTTTGGGTTAGATATGTGACCTTAATCCCAGACaaataagggtttttttttagcacaaatgtacaaatgttaagAATCCCAGAGAATATTCATGTCTCTTATAATAAATTTGTGAGTTTTCTCAACAAACAAAGTGGCTCAGGCAGAGCCACAAACACTATTCTAGCCAATCAGCAACAGGGGGTCCTGGTACTCATGCACAGGACAGAGAAAAGCTCATGAGCGTATAAAGAGAGAGTGAGGTAGACTATCACACACTATCACAGACATGATTAGGaatttaaaagtccagtgtttaaGACAAAGTGACATTGAGTGAAAAGGTAACAGAACACTTCACTGATGAGTGGTTGaagcaaaaatgtgaaaacatgaatggtcctaactaaagccagtgtttggtttgtctgctggGCTACTGGAGAACAACATGGAAGagggaagaggacccgctcctgatataaatatataaatggttcattctaaggtaatgaagcATAACAAtgtttagtttcaggtgattatacactaattaAATCGtggttatgaatattataatcccctaaatcctacacactggacctgtaaGCAAGTATAAAGCCTCTCAGAGGAATGAGTGCCTCTGACTTCTAGAGTGTGAGGTGCATTTTCTGGAAACCAGTCTTCTTCAGTAAAACATTTAATAAGGGAAGCTGAATAAGTGGAAGAACGAAGTGGTAGTGAAAGCAGCATGAGCTCTCTCTCAGCAGAATTCAAtctgaattttttattttttgagttCAGCATGAGTTTTGTGGAACAATCAGCTGTCAAACCCAAATCACAAACATTCATAATTCTGTACTgtattaatgtttattttccaTATCTTGGATTTTAACATGTGCAAATAATAAAACTCAGCTGACTTGGACTTGTTCGCAAATACTTAAAAGCAGGTCAAATCAATCCAATAGAAATTTATCAAAATATGAATCTGTTTTATTTAGTCTGTGTGAACaccttattttcttattttgaaaagcagaggtaGTCACGGGTGTCCTTGGTAGAAAAAATGCCCTCAAATGAATATTAAGAGAAAAGTCTAATCAAACACTTCAATCATAAGATCAGGAGTAAacaaataatgttttatttatttattcaatctTGAGGCTACATTAATCAAATATTAGACAACttgtgtgcagaactgaaatagTGTAAAGAGTATATGGCTGTCAACTCTCAGTTTTCCAGTCATACCCAATTCATGCAATTTAAAGACTGTTCAGGGgccccagtatgcagaaatatttaaatacaccatATTTCTCTCGCCAAATTTTAGCATaaatttggagcattatttggcCACCTTTATGTCAAGATAGCataacatggttggtaccaaagGATGCCTACGGTCAGGGGcaattctaggatcagaggtttaggggtgctgagcacccagagagctgcgcagccaggcaagataaatttcactgttttgtacattttaactcaatttcattcccacatttgtgaaagaaaagcacaacactttttgggaaagtctgtgactaaaccatcaaatctgataaaggtcatttaaatgctgagacacagcaaaagaggaatagattggaatcataaaagaaacatatcgtaaccctaatttctgggggaagacaactcattttgatacagcagctcctcaacatacacataaacagtatgtatgtttctggagtaaaccagccccctatagtgagtaccaaaaataccaaaaatggaccttggacttattttttggacttttatttgaaatgcaatgcacaacatgtaacattaacacattaacagtaattgactttttcaatgtttgtctcttcctttttccttctgtattatataatacaaatacataaataaaaatacacttcaaaaaagaaaagtgcttgaaatctacaaactaataataatgaatacacacaataggagttataatgttactgggcatccagtcagttagctagtcagtagcaccctggctttaatattaacacatgcacatgacacaacagctagcttctctcattccaattcaaacagaggacagtggtactgaccacctgtaacgtttcctagctagaaaaaaTGTCAGCTAACTCCAACCTAataacataaacagtgacctacgattaaatgcagcaaaaatgaggactggtaatgataataatgtgttgggattgagtggtagaagttaagaaatgtgccacatatcctggtttcAGCCAGGTGCTTACACCACTATACCACTCTGGAAGGCAGCGCCTTGCTCTGTTTTACTGGTTACTGGTGGATTACTGACACTACTTCCACACTGTGCGGCCCATAAAGCTagcacactagagacttacgGTGGCCGAGCTTTGCCAAGTGTGACTGAGCAGCAGGGGGATAAAAAATGTAATCTGTCAGCTCCTCGACACTTTCCAAATATTATTGGACTGAAGGATCAAAAACTGATAGTGGAACGATTCATGTCGCAGAGGTTGTGGCACTCAgctttttcagtgtttcacttgagtgtggatttgttttttgtgtcattGGTTTGTTGTTAATACACATCGATCTCTCATTGTCATGTAGCGGGAAGCAGCACGGAGTGAGGAGCcagaagctgcagcagctgctgaatCAGCTTCAATTATGGAAACAGGTAacagtaattttgtgtgtttttttatgtttaagaAAGTCATTGAgtcaaaatattccaaatatctTCAATGCTCTCcatgcattttacattttctgtactgctctagtttggaTCAGCACAGACGTGAGTTCTTGAGTTATTGGTTTATCCATGTACTTCAACttgatttcatgattttgtagaTGGCAGCCAAGATGACTTGCGGATGGGAGAGCTAGGAGCCATAGGAGGAGTAGCAGCCGAGTCAGAATCTGGCATGGGACCCGATAAGTTGTTGCAGCCTGAGccatgttagctagctcacccCCACAGTATTTCATTCATTGCAAAAGTGGGTGGCCATAAGGAGAAGCTCATGCTCAAGTCTAATGCTGTTATTAATTTGGATGTTAATTTCACTGACACTGTCTCTTTTACTCTCTCCAGTAGCTTTCTGGTGGAAGGAGTGAGGCAGCAACAAGGGGAGCAGGTGCCGGAAGATGCATACAGTTCTCGCAAGATATTTTACCTTTTCTATTAAGATGCATTCATCTGTGGATATGTAAAGCAATTAAATAATATTTCTCTAAAGTCCTGAAATCTCACACTATTAATATATGGGCTTTTCTGACCTCCTTTGACTTTATGCTATAGTAATAAGGTGTTTTAGTGTGGTAAATATGCACGTATGCAACTGAGCTCTTATAAACTAAAACTAACTAAAATCTGCATCCTGGGGTATTGTCACAGGAACTGTGGCTTTGCATTCATTATAAAACGAGCACAGATGAGTATCCATTGAGAGTATGCAACAAAATTAAGATTACCTTTACAAATTTAGCTAACTAATGATCTGTCTCATTGAGTTTTTGAGTGTTTCAGTACAAAATCAGATGACATTAGATGATCTGTCTCATTGAGTTATGGCGTGCTTGATTGGTAATACTCGGTCATATTGCCCTATTTGTAATAATCCTTGATTTTCCCCCAACTCTTAAAATTGTCTGGTCTAAGCCCCGGATGTCATCAAATGCTGGCAACGCCCCTTTTGAGAACCATGTGTGGACAACTCATACTTTGAATTTCACATAGAGCCCCTTTAAACTGTATTTCTgctaagaaaaacacaaatcccTGAATCCATCTgacacactttatttatatCTCTCTTGTGGTTGTTCTTTAACACGAAAACAGGTTTGAGGTCAGCTGCCTTCACCGAGGCATTCCACATGTTGGTCCACGCAGCAGCGCCTCTGAGTGACAGCCCAGACGGACCCGCCTCCATCCCACCAAAACCGACCAATGAGGCCGCAGAGCGGGGACGAGCCTTCAGCAGCAGCCTCTTATTTCTCACTACAGTAACCCTGTAACGCACACTGGCAGTCATGTGACGGTCATATAGTACAACTCAGTCGGCGCACAGTCCAGTCTGAACGGTGCTGCTGCACTGCATGGCGAGTCTCAAGGGCAAAACCTGCTCTGGCAACACACTGCCACGTCGGATGCTACAGATAAAAACAATCCTCCTTGCGCCTTTTGATTTGGGATTATATTTGCTTTGATTCAAAAAGGTAAGACCGGAGGTTTGTTTTATGTAATAGTGGGCTAGGGGGTGCAGGGTGCGCGTGTGTCTGCTCGGTGCCATATGCTGCAGGCTGGACGAAAACATGTTTACGTTGAGAGCGGAGACGCGCGCCTACTCATGCGTTATATGCAGCGCGGGAGGGGACAGGAAAACACGGCGCACAGTCAGATGTTGTGGACTGTTTATATTGGAGGGCTTGCTGCAGTTTAACAGCAGAATGTAAATtaatgtgttttggtttgcagcTACGCGTGTGACGGGATTTCTAAGTTCTCTGATCCACCTTGCCTGCAAAATCTACTGGTGCCGAGTTAATGGATAGCCTAATtgtaattattgttattgtgcttttaaaaatatcacGTTTTGTGGACATTGTAATAAGAAACGTAAGACCCCGACTGTGTAAGAATGTGTAATTCAGTAATAAGAACAGTGCTTTCCTCTCCGTGAACATGTGAAATGAATCAAAATGTGCCCGCAGGAAGCGACACTAACACCAGCCTGCACTCTTGATAACTCTGATGACCAATGTATACAATGTTCGACATTCGAACTTCAGAGGCGGCGATGTGACGGATTTGCTGCCCTTTAAGTGTACCGTAAACAAGcagagctggtgatttacacacACTGCTCCCGGCTGCCTCATGCGGTGTCGtcttataattttttttttttttcttcctctggcCGGGTTTACTGTCGGTCAGTCAGACCCTGTAGGGGCCCCTGGACAGGGAGGGCGGGGGTTCACATATGATGATGTATCCTCTTACAtttaaagtccagtgtgtaggatttaggggggcatattggcagaaatggaataataAATAGGTTCTCTTTGGTGTAGAATGTTATGAAGAACATAAGTGGGCGCAGCTCCAAAAATCTTAGACAGTGTGGAGGTGCACGGTTGTGGCGAGAATCTGCAAACAATTAGAATACCAGCACTCAGAAAATTTCACTTATTTAAAATGGGCAAAcatgtagggatgcacaataatatcggcACGTCATCGGTATCGGCTGATAATGGCTTTAAAGAGAATCAATCAACAAAAGTATttcatttcatgtctccatctgctggtgggccatcatgataggAGTATGCACGCATAACATGATGTTAGTCCCACTaaagaagagacttgatgatcaccaAACTTAGGTGGGCAAAAAGTGGATTGATATTGGTATTGTTTATCGGCCAAATGAGTTATTATGTATCATCAGATAtctgcaaaaaatccaatatctcTACAAAAATGCATAGAAACAGATGTGTTTCCGTTAAAGAGCCATCATCAGTGTACGCAGACCAACAGCATATCATACCGCCAGCATGTTTGTTTTAAGTGTAGAGTGACCTGATAATAAgaatagtgtttttgttaccttacaaTAAGCTGTTGATACCTACATGTGGAACAGGTCCACATTTATGGAGATCGCCATAGTGCactaccatgtttctacagtagcccataaaggacaaaccaaacactggttccaGATAGGGACAttccaacacgttctcatccgaAGTCCTTACATATCACACCtctgtcagtggcctttcatgtctacatattacgcactaggtatcctcctgtgtctgctggTGATGTTCCTGGACGCCACAACCAGTGCAGGAACGTTAACAAAAGCGTTGCCAAAGTTACACTGgtttgtaaagtgaaactgcGTTATTCAGCGTTTATACCAGTTTTGATCCCCTGGTATGTCTGttatggagaggaagagatccaGTAAAAATTTCCTGAATGTTTGAttcttaagaaaaataatgaaCACGCATTAGCAGGGGGTGGACAGCTGACATGCCAAACGGTGTTGGAgatacactgatttgtaacttgaaactgctttattcagtgtttatactggtttaaatcaccgggtccatttgtttcggagacctctgtggataattcagctcctggtaaaaacctcctgagcaataAACACTCAAGAAATGCTCACTGGGAGGAGTATTAgatggttgcaatttgcaattcCCTGCTAGACATCACTAAATCTTCACCTTTTTAGTCTTTTGAAATTTAGCAGTGTGCTTGTGTGGGATTAAGATTAACATACTTCTTACTGtttctctttatttctttttagaCATAGTCAATCTTGGCTGGAGATCTTGGATTGTAGGACTGTTTCTCCCGCACTTACTTTTTCCACCCCGAGGGAGTACACCAGGTGTTTCACTATCTCACTGCAGTGGGAAGTGTGGCCTTGGTGACCTGGGTTTGTTTGGCCCAGCATTCCCAGTAGCACAAGGAATAATTATCTCACAAATCCTCCTAAATACAGACTCCGAGTCCAACAGGAGACAGCCATTTGGCACTGTCCAGGGATGGTAGATAACTCCCCAGTAAGTGAGGGGACTTGTCTTCCTTACAGTGGCTCTCCACAGGCCTACCAGCTGTCTGACATGGTGACAGACCTGAGTTCCTACCAGGTGATGCCGTCGCCTTTTTCTGAGGACGACCTGAGCGAGTCATCCAGCCCTCGGTCCTGTTCCAGCCCGGACTCCCAGGTGCTCAGCTCCAGTTACGGCAGCAACTCTAGTGCTGAGAGCCAGGACAGCATCCTGGATCATTTGCTGTCCAAGGCCTCCTTAGGCAGTGCCAACAGTGTGCTGGCAGGCTCTGTGGCACCTATACCCTTATCCACCTTTTTCTGGGAATCACGGAGAGATGAGCCCTCAAAATGCGAGACTGTAAAGGAGGAAAATTTTGACTTCCTAACATGGTCCAATGTGGAGACAGAGGAACAACTTGGAGGGTCTTTTCAGCCCACACTGGAAGAGATTGAGGAATTTCTGGAGGAGAATATGGACGTGGTAACGATGAAGCAGGAGATCAGAGAGGGTTGTGCGGAGATGGGAGTGGGATTGGAGGAAGCTCTTGGTCTAGAAGTTGGTTTGGAGTGGTGCAGGGACACCTCCCCTGAGCCTAAGCTGGAGCCAGAGGCAAAGTATTCAGACCAAACTGTCCCCTCTGCTAGCACTGCTGGCCTGGCCACTGCTGCCTCCAGTGAGACCAAAACTACATCAGTTAACCCCGCACATGAATCCAGCACAGGGGCCAAGAAGGCATCAGCCAACAAACCCTCACCAGCAGACAGTAGCACAAACAGCAGTGGAATGCCGGTTATCCTACAGATTCAGCCCCTTCACATCAAGCAGGAGCCAACAGTAGCACCTGTCACCTCAGTAGCCCAGCCCCCGCCGCCTGCCTCAGCCTCAGACATCAAAATTGCACAGATACTGGTCAACATCCAAGGCCAGACCTTTGCCCTGGTGCCCCACATCCTGCCCTCCCCCAGCCTTAATATCTCCTCCAAGTTTGTACGCATTGCTCCTGTCCCCATTGCAGCCAAGCCTCATGGGCTTGGGGATAACTCAGCCAGCCAGGGATCAGGTATTCTTGTTGGAGGTCAAAAGTTCCAGAAGAACCCAGTGGCAGATCTTATCAAAATGCACAAATGCACTTTTCCTGGCTGCACCAAGATGTACACCAAGAGCAGCCATCTGAAGGCCCACCTGAGGAGGCACACAGGGGAAAAGCCTTTCGCCTGCAATTGGCAGGGCTGTGGATGGAGGTGGGTACTGGTGAGGGAAGTGTgaactgactgaatgaatgattgTATTGCTTTGTGCATTGGAACATACAGGCTGCTGGATGACAACATCAAGCATTCAGCTCACAGATACAATCATCTCTGCCCCTTCATAATGACTAGAACTGAACACTGAAGCTTTTTATGTTTATGCATTTGTTATCTCACCAGGTTAGACTTTTATTTATGACTGGTTATGTAAAGCCGGTTTAAAGGTTTGTTTATCTGCAGGACTGGGCAAAAACAGCAGACTTCAGTGTGCATCAGCTTGATTTAAAATGGCTTAACGCCCATTTGTTAGTGTAGCCAGTTTGGAGGCTGCAGTAATTATATGCCAGTGGGGCATGTCTATGTGCTGTGCATAGTGTCATGTTGCTTAATGGAACCAATGCTGGTGCAAATTTTAACTGACACTTGAACTGATCTGTTGCTCTGAGGGTCATGTAGTAGCACTGGTGAGGTGACCTCAAGGGTCTTGAGAGTCAGACCCATCCCTCACCCTCCCAAAGCTCCAACCAACTAAAAATTTAGAGAAGCAGCTCAACCATATGAATGTCATTATTCTTAATAGGGTTCATTACCATGCAAGCAAGGCTTTACTGGTTCTCTGTTTGTGGAGCAAGAAGCAACGAGACAAGACGCTCACAGTTATCCAAGGATCCGTAATAGAAAAGCAGaacacaaccaatcagagtgttttcttttcactgAGCCCTAGAGCTGAAGAGATCTTAAAGGCTGTTATGCAGCCTCAGAAGTGTTAAATGGAATGCAGATGCAATATAAACAGGTTTGCTTGCACTATCATACTTGGTGTCAGGCAGTGAGATATCTGTGCAGGAATAGCTgggtgttttttgttattttggggggggggggggaactAAATCTGGGACGGAGCATGTGGGCTGCAGTCACATGGGCACAACATGGGCACTTCATGGTGAGACTCGACA
This region of Epinephelus fuscoguttatus linkage group LG1, E.fuscoguttatus.final_Chr_v1 genomic DNA includes:
- the LOC125885639 gene encoding Krueppel-like factor 15, whose protein sequence is MVDNSPVSEGTCLPYSGSPQAYQLSDMVTDLSSYQVMPSPFSEDDLSESSSPRSCSSPDSQVLSSSYGSNSSAESQDSILDHLLSKASLGSANSVLAGSVAPIPLSTFFWESRRDEPSKCETVKEENFDFLTWSNVETEEQLGGSFQPTLEEIEEFLEENMDVVTMKQEIREGCAEMGVGLEEALGLEVGLEWCRDTSPEPKLEPEAKYSDQTVPSASTAGLATAASSETKTTSVNPAHESSTGAKKASANKPSPADSSTNSSGMPVILQIQPLHIKQEPTVAPVTSVAQPPPPASASDIKIAQILVNIQGQTFALVPHILPSPSLNISSKFVRIAPVPIAAKPHGLGDNSASQGSGILVGGQKFQKNPVADLIKMHKCTFPGCTKMYTKSSHLKAHLRRHTGEKPFACNWQGCGWRFSRSDELSRHRRSHSGVKPYQCPVCEKKFARSDHLSKHIKVHRFPRNSRTVRSAN